The bacterium DNA segment ACTGAACCTTCAAAGCGAGCATAAGGAGTTTGATAGTCTCGCTCATCACGAATATCTCCCCGTCCGTCCCGAATATATGGTGGAATGGGCATTACGCCAAGGTTATACACATCGTTGGAATGCTCAGAGTGAAATTGAAGCTCGACAAAATAGTCTCCCACTCGTTGCACAACTTCTGCGGATAATCCATCCCCAAACTCTAATAACACTCCTGGCTTCATTTTTCGGAGCGGCTTTCCCATCGCTTGAAACCTTGCTTGACCAAGATCCTCTGTAAGGAGAAATTCACAAGGTGCTCCACTACTCTTCAAAGAGCCAAATAGACGCGCTTTTACAACTCGGGTATTGTTCAGAACCAAGACGTCTTTCTCTCCTAGTAACTCAGGGAGAATAGAAAATTGCGAGTCATGAAACTCTTGTTTCTGACGTGCAACTACTAGCATCTTTGCATCATGAAATGGATAGCACGGTCGATCTGCTATCCGATCCTCTGGGAGGAGATAATCATACGGTTGCTCATGCTCCGCTTGAATCGCGTTTTGTTCTTGATTGCCATCCATAGTGGCTATATTGCTCCGCTTAATCCACCGTGTAAAGGACTGGAGCGCAAAACGTAACCCGTAGTTCCAATAGCACCTCAGCTTCCCTGGTCAGGACAATACTACCAACTCGCAATCCCACCAACGAGAAATGCCATCAACCAGAGGGTAGGCAGTGAGGTGTTAAGACGGTTTCGAGTACTTTTTGAGAATATCCATGAACTCCATTGGAAGCGGAAAAACAATCGTAGAATTCTGCTCAGTTGCTATCCCCTTCAAAGTGTCAAGATAGCGCAACTGAAGTGTAATGGGCTCACCCGCCATCACATCTGCTGCCTCACGAAGTTTCGCTGCTGATTCATATTCACCGATAGCTTGAATGACTTTTGCTCGTCGCTCACGCTCAGCCTCGGCTTGCTGTGCCATGGCCCTCTTCATCTCTTGCGGCAGATCAATATCTTTCACCTCGACCGTTGAAACTTTTATACCCCATGGGTCAGTTTGCTTGTCTATAATCTCCTGAATTCGAGTATTAATTTCTTCACGCTTTACAAGAAGATCGTCAAGCTCTACCTCCCCACAAACACTCCGCAGGGTCGTCTGTGCGATCTGGCTCGTAGCAAACAGGTAGTTCTCAACCTGAATTTCTGCCTTCGCTGGATCCATGACTCTAAAATACAATACGGCATTAACCTTAATAGTGACGTTATCT contains these protein-coding regions:
- the queA gene encoding tRNA preQ1(34) S-adenosylmethionine ribosyltransferase-isomerase QueA produces the protein MDGNQEQNAIQAEHEQPYDYLLPEDRIADRPCYPFHDAKMLVVARQKQEFHDSQFSILPELLGEKDVLVLNNTRVVKARLFGSLKSSGAPCEFLLTEDLGQARFQAMGKPLRKMKPGVLLEFGDGLSAEVVQRVGDYFVELQFHSEHSNDVYNLGVMPIPPYIRDGRGDIRDERDYQTPYARFEGSVAAPTAGLHFTNDLLSALRRNGVKIVEVTLHVGPASFLSVWEDANEEKKVESAVRKSIFVPPGSEKGYLPIETAQELLSLKENGNRIVAVGTTVVRLLETAFSLPTEFQSGEFSTQLFIKPGYKFSFVDAMITNFHQPRSSHLLLVEAFLGRSLLGSAYHLALENDYRFLSYGDGMFIE
- a CDS encoding slipin family protein, whose protein sequence is MSSVVVIVLIFVLLILSKAIYILQEYERGVVFFLGKYSSTRGPGLVFIIPFVEQLRKIDQRVVTMDIPTQDVITRDNVTIKVNAVLYFRVMDPAKAEIQVENYLFATSQIAQTTLRSVCGEVELDDLLVKREEINTRIQEIIDKQTDPWGIKVSTVEVKDIDLPQEMKRAMAQQAEAERERRAKVIQAIGEYESAAKLREAADVMAGEPITLQLRYLDTLKGIATEQNSTIVFPLPMEFMDILKKYSKPS